The following nucleotide sequence is from Bacteroidota bacterium.
TAAACTGAAATATGCCTGTATCTGCTTTCTGGTGTTCTCCAAAGGTTTCGTAATCCATAAATATATTCGCCACCTCGCCGGTTTTTAGCGATTCAGCCACCCATGCCATGTATTTACCCGGAGTAAGCGGATACTCTGCCCAACTTTTGTTGCAAAAACGAAAGGCTATATCGTCGCTAAGCGGAAAATTGCGCAAAAGCACTTTCAGGTTGCTGGCTTTAGGGTGACTGTATAAAAAATTTGAATTTTTCCATCCCAGAATATGTTTTGCACCCTCGGTAAGGATGGCCTGGTATCCTAATTCTGCCACTTCGGCTCCGATCTGATCGCTGTAAATCAGTTCGGTATTGCGAAACACCCGGGGCTCGACACCAAAAAGCTCTTTAATTTCCCGCGCATGGGCCTGGACCTGGTTCCGAAATTCAGCACGATCCTTAAACACTGCAAGACTATGTGCGTAGGTCTCAGCAATCAGTTCAACGTGCCCTGTATCGACAAGTGCCCTGAAACTGTCAATTACTTCTGGTACATGCAATTTAAACTGATCGAGGGCCACGCCTGAAATAGAGAAGTTGATTTTCACCTTACCGTTATATTGTCGGATTAATTTCAAAAACAGCTCGTTGGCAGGAAGGTAACAATGTTTAGCTACCTTGTTCACCACCGATTCGTTCAGGTAATCGTCGTAATAATAGTGGTCGTGGCCGATACTAAAAAAGCGGTACGACTTGAACCGCATGGGCTGATGGACCTGAAAATAAAAGCAAATTGACTTCATCTATTGAATATTTATTCTCATCCTTTTAAAGGATGAATATTTTAAAAATTCATTATTGTGATATTAGCTTAGAGTATAAATCGCGCACCCTCGCTGCCGACTGTTCCCATCGTAAATTTTCTACCTCACTCTTTCCGTGGGCTCTAAAATGCGATGAAAGTCCCTGATAGCTGATAATGGAATAAATGGCATCGGCAATAGCATCGATATCCCAAAAATCAACTTTCACGGCGTGATGCAAGACTTCTGCAACACCCGATTGTTTCGAAATAATTACCGGAACGTTGGATTGCATGGCTTCGAGGGGCGAAATGCCAAATGGTTCCGATACTGAAGGCATGACATACACATCGCTCATTTCGTACAACTCAAGCACCTCATCACCTTTCAGAAAACCTGTAAAATGAAACTTGTCGCCAATGCGCAATTGGGCAACCCGCTGTACCATTTGGTTCAGCATTTCGCCGCTACCTGCCATTACAAAACTAACATCGGAAGTTTTTTGCAAGACTTTATGGGCTGCTTCGATAAAATAACCGGGTCCTTTCTGGAGGGTTACCCGACCTAAAAAGGTTACAATTTTGTCCGTAATGCCTTTTTTGGCTTTAATTGCCTCTCTGTTGATGGGTTCCACTGCATTGTATACAGTATGCACTTTGGCGGGATCTGCACCATAATTTTGGATAAGCGTATTGCGTGTAAGATTGCTCACGGCTACAATACAATCACTGGCTTCTATCCCTTGCCGCTCGATGTTGTATACCCCCGGATTCACACTCCCGCCGCTACGGTCGAAGTCGGTGGCATGCACATGAATTACCAGGGGTTTTCCGGAGGCATTGCGGGCAGCGATGCCAGCAGGAAAGGTTAACCAGTCGTGGCAATGGATGACATCGAAATCGTACTTTTTAGCAAGGACCCCGGCCACTACAGCATAATTGGCGATTTCCTGGTACAGGTTGCCGCCATAACCTCCCTGAAAATCGAGGGTTCGGCCCAGTCGGGTATCAATCAGCTCTACCTGTTTATCGAGGGTCTTGTATTCTTCGGCAGTCTTATGGTACTCTTCGGGTGTAGCATAAGCCCGCAGGTTCGATTCGACCTCAATGAAGTGAATTTTCTCGAGGTACTTGCGGTAATCCTTTTTTCGCGATCCCAGGTCGACGGTATTGGCACCAATCAATTCCACTGTATCGGAAGTTTCGTTGCCATAGGCTTTAGGAATTACAAAAAGCACTTCAACATCACCCAGAGAGTGCAAGCCTCTGGTTAATCCGTGACAGGCGGTTCCGAGTCCGCCAGATATGTGGGGAGGAAATTCCCAACCAAACATTAATACTCTCATGGTTGTGTAGGTTTTGTGGTTTAGATAGTTTACTCGGTTTTTTCAATTTGCTCCATGATTCGCAATAAAGAAGCTACGCTCCAGGCAAAGGATATAGCACCGCCTGGTTTGTAGGGCGGATCACCATCGTAGAGTTCTGAAATAGTGCCCAGACCATGTTCGCGCAAAGCGGGTTCGAATTCAGATAGTATTTGTTTTACATGAGAAAGCCCACTTTTACCATACAGGTTCAGATAGGCTTCGCTATAATGCTCTAACAGACAGGGCCATGCACTACCTTGTTGAAAGGCCTTTTCACGCTCTTCGTAGTTGCCTGAATAGTGTCCGCGGTATTCTTCCGTTCCGGGTGCCAGGGTCCTTAATCCTCTTGGGGTAAGCAGATGTTTACGCACGGTTTCCAGTATACTGTGCTTCATATCTTTATTGAGCGGCGAATAGGTCATGGCAGCGGCAATAACCTGATTGGGGCGTATGCTCCAATCGGTGAATTGATCGTGAAAATAATCGCATAAATACTCCTTTTCTTCGTTCCAGAAATGCAGGATAAAGGCATTGGCAATTCTTTGCGGCCATTTATTCCATTTACGGGCAAAGTTTGCATCCTTTCCGGCATCGGCTAAAAATAGGCTAAAGCAAACTGCATTAAACCACAGCGCATTGATTTCGACACAGTACCCCGATCTGGGTGTAACTGGTGTTCCGTAGACTTTTGCATTCATCCAACTCAGAGCCATTCCCATTTCGCTGGTTAATAGCAGACCATTGTCGGCTGTGAAAATATTATACTGGGTGCCTTTTTGATAGGCTGCCAAAATGCTTTTTATAGCTTTGGAATATCTTAGCCATAAACCCTTTGCATCGCCGGTAGTTGTATAGGCTTGCTGAAGAGCCCAGATAAACCAGAGCGAAGCATCGGCACTGAGGTATTCCCTTTGCCCAGGAACAGCCTCGTCGGGGAACAAGCCATTCTTGAGCGTTGCAACCATGGTATCGGCGACTTGGAAAAAGTTGGTTGTATCGCCACAAGCAAGAGTAAGACCTGGCAAGGAAGCAAAAGTATCGCGGGCTCTGATATTGTACCAATGATACCCGGCCTTTATATAAGTACCTTTTCTGTGGGTTTGAATAAATTGGCGAGCGCTGTTTCGCAGACATGCCTGAAAAGAATCGCTCAATATGCGGCTTTCTTTAATCTCCTCGAATTTACTCTGGAAATTTGCAGGGTCCGGAGTACCCGTCGAAGCAGAGAAAATAAGCGATTCCCCTTTCTTGAGTGTTACCTCAAAACTGCCTGGTACATACAAATCCTCGCGGTATTCATACCCACGCCTGCGTTCTTCGGTATATTCGATGTTGTAATACCAATCGGGGTTTGAGTGAAAAGTATTCGCCTTTGAGAGTTGTATGCTGATTGCCGGAAAGCCGCTGTACATAGTTGTTTTGATGCCATTGCTTACGACAGCGAAATCAGTATTCACATGCCCGTTTGCCTTGCTAAGAGCATGAATGTTGCGGTATGCCAGAAAAGGCGACAAGCGCATGCTAAGCTGTTTATCGCTTTCAAGTAGGGTGTACCGGATAAAAATCTGGTTTTCATGATCAACCAGAATGGTTTCGCGGAGCAATTGTATGCTCCCGATCCGATAGAGTTCTTGAGGTATCTTCTGCCAATTAAAATCCTGAAGGTACTTATGGCCGCGAGGACTGAAAATATCGCCTTCGTATTGGTGCATTGCCAGGTTGAACGAATCGGTGCCGCGCGAGAGGGTAATGTCGACACCTGAGAGAAGTACAAAATGTTCGCCACCCAATTTCTCCACCGGACAGATTAATAAACCATGGTATTTGCGGGTATTGCATCCCGAAAGGCTATAGCTGGCATAGGCTCCGGCTCTGTTGCTGCGCAATATCTCCCGCCCAAGCGAATACTCGAGGTTAACCAGCGCTTCTTTATTATAATTCAAGTAACTCATAGCAAAAGTATCATCCCCTGAAGGTACAAAAACTTCAGCGGATACAATTCAATCTTGTGAAGGAAACAATTTTAAGTTTTTATTAATTGTTGGTACATTTTTATGCCTGTTACAACTTTATTTTAATCTTGCCCACCCTCACCCCTCTTTCCCCTAAAGGCGATGAGGAACTCGCTGGAAGGCTTAACTTAACGACATTGGGTGCGAGAATGCCTATTCATTTTTATTAATTTGGTTTTTTATGTCAGCTATTTTTTCGTTTGACGGTTTAAATTGTAAAAACTTAAAATGTTTACTAAATATTTATTCGCTTCTGATAACTTTCGGAAGTTTAAAAAACTGTTATAGTTTTGTATCACTTCAAAAACGATCATGAACAAATTCTTCAGGCTTGCTTTTCTCCTGCTCCTTTCGATTAAACTGATTTCTTGCAGGGAATCCAAAAACTTTCAGATAGAAGGCGATCTGGCTATGATGCAATCTGCCGAAATCAGGTTAATGCACCTGGGTGTGGACCGTGCCAATGTGGTTGACTCGGTTTTTCTGGAATCGCAAACCCATTTCGAACTGGGTGGCGAGCTTTCGGAACCATCGCTCTATTCGCTACGCATTAAAGACTTGGGTGATATTTTTCTGGTGGTGCATCCGGGCGATAAAATTGAGCTCCAAATAGCCGACAACCTAAAACCTTTTGCTTACACCGTAAGCGGCTCGACCGATTCGAGACTGGTGAGCGAATTAATGATTCGTCACATGCGTGTACGGGACGAAATTACCCGCATTAGCCAGCTTTACGAAGAGAGCAAACTTAATGCGCTTACATTCGAATCGCGTAAACAGGAACTGGACAGTCTTTACGATGATCTTTTGCTCCGGCACAAGCAATTCAGCCAAAGCTTTATTGAGCAAAATCCAGGCTCACTGGCCTGTTTATTTGCCTTGTATCAGAATTTTGGGCGCACAAAAGATCAGGCACTTTTCGATTCATATCACGACATTAAAATATTCAACCTGGTCGATAGTAACTTAACTTTGCGCTATCCTAAAACCCAGGCGGTGCAAGCTCTTAACCGCGATGTGACCGAAATTAAGGAACAGTTTAAACAAAAAAATTACAGCGAACAACTAATTAGTCCCGGCAGAAAAGCTCCTGAATTTGAAATCACTACGGTTGACAGTCAGCTTATCCGTTTGTCGGATTATCAGTACGAACCTGTGGTGTATATCTTTTTTGCAACATGGAACAAGAATTCTGTGCAAGAGGTACTTGCCTTGAACCAATTGATACAAAAATATCCCTTTCAGCGACTGAATGTGGTGGGTATCTCCTTCGATACACGGTCCGACAGCTTGCAGGCATTTATTCAACGACATGCTATCCGATTTCCTGTGGCTTGTGATTACCAGTATTGGGAATCGGCCTATGTGAACCAGTTTGGCTTATTAGCTATTCCGGATATTTTGCTGCTTAACCGAAGTCACATGGTCGATAAACGTAACCTTAGCACCGCGGAACTGGAACAAATAATTACCGAATGGAAAAAAAACAATTTATTCTAAAGTCGTTTCTGGCATTGACCCTGGTTTTTGTTTTCTCATCATGCAAACATGAAGAGAAAGCTCAGGTAAAATTTATCGTCAGGGAATTTGCCGACAAACAGCTGATAATAGAGGAACAGCGAGTTGCAGGGGCTAAAACCCTCGATTCGGCAAGATTTTCGTTTAAAGGAAAGTTAAGCTATACCCTCTATACAAAGCAAGCAGCTTTTTATACTTTCTCGGTAGAACAGGAAGAAAAGATATACCTGCTCCTGCACCCCGGCGAAAAGGTGCGCATTGGTAAAGAAAATGGTAAACTCATACTGACTGGTTCCGAAGATTCGAAAAAACTTGTTGCCCTTTACGACAGTCTTTTTGCAACCCGACGTATTTTAGCCGATATCAGGCAAGATTACAATCAGGCTGTTGACCCGCAATTACGCGACAGCCTTGAAAATGCTTTTACTGAAACCGTTAAGGCCCATTACCGCTATTCCATTCAATTTGTGCTCGAAAACCTCACTTCGCTCACGAGCATGGCAGCTCTCTACCAGGAATTATCGCCCGAAGAATTTGTATTTGG
It contains:
- a CDS encoding polysaccharide deacetylase family protein, yielding MKSICFYFQVHQPMRFKSYRFFSIGHDHYYYDDYLNESVVNKVAKHCYLPANELFLKLIRQYNGKVKINFSISGVALDQFKLHVPEVIDSFRALVDTGHVELIAETYAHSLAVFKDRAEFRNQVQAHAREIKELFGVEPRVFRNTELIYSDQIGAEVAELGYQAILTEGAKHILGWKNSNFLYSHPKASNLKVLLRNFPLSDDIAFRFCNKSWAEYPLTPGKYMAWVAESLKTGEVANIFMDYETFGEHQKADTGIFQFTEKIFKEIAGSKTYQLNTISEVISHYQPVSDIQVPNPISWADEEKDLTAWLGNDLQEDAFNKLYSLTDRIKKCTNKHLLTDWKYLQASDHFYYMCTKLFSDGAVHAYFNPFNSPYDAYINYMNILSDFIARLNAAVPQSKQELELSNLAAVIQEKNTTIEKYEIEINKLKKRLKQK
- a CDS encoding glycosyltransferase family 4 protein; protein product: MRVLMFGWEFPPHISGGLGTACHGLTRGLHSLGDVEVLFVIPKAYGNETSDTVELIGANTVDLGSRKKDYRKYLEKIHFIEVESNLRAYATPEEYHKTAEEYKTLDKQVELIDTRLGRTLDFQGGYGGNLYQEIANYAVVAGVLAKKYDFDVIHCHDWLTFPAGIAARNASGKPLVIHVHATDFDRSGGSVNPGVYNIERQGIEASDCIVAVSNLTRNTLIQNYGADPAKVHTVYNAVEPINREAIKAKKGITDKIVTFLGRVTLQKGPGYFIEAAHKVLQKTSDVSFVMAGSGEMLNQMVQRVAQLRIGDKFHFTGFLKGDEVLELYEMSDVYVMPSVSEPFGISPLEAMQSNVPVIISKQSGVAEVLHHAVKVDFWDIDAIADAIYSIISYQGLSSHFRAHGKSEVENLRWEQSAARVRDLYSKLISQ
- a CDS encoding redoxin domain-containing protein, which encodes MEKKQFILKSFLALTLVFVFSSCKHEEKAQVKFIVREFADKQLIIEEQRVAGAKTLDSARFSFKGKLSYTLYTKQAAFYTFSVEQEEKIYLLLHPGEKVRIGKENGKLILTGSEDSKKLVALYDSLFATRRILADIRQDYNQAVDPQLRDSLENAFTETVKAHYRYSIQFVLENLTSLTSMAALYQELSPEEFVFGRARDLQYFKLVSDSLSKYYPKHRHVLALKRNFQSMYQNFKIERLLSTSEVQVASLPDITLPGTDGGNKSLLNSGKRYVLLNFWNENDPVSFQWFKDYHKSFKKYNNSGFTIYNVYAGSNTSAWIRVVNFEEITDWLNVVDIEFPDSPARSAYNVQNLPANYLIDLKENTILAKDVDPTQLNIQLQKIIAN
- a CDS encoding glycogen debranching enzyme family protein, which codes for MSYLNYNKEALVNLEYSLGREILRSNRAGAYASYSLSGCNTRKYHGLLICPVEKLGGEHFVLLSGVDITLSRGTDSFNLAMHQYEGDIFSPRGHKYLQDFNWQKIPQELYRIGSIQLLRETILVDHENQIFIRYTLLESDKQLSMRLSPFLAYRNIHALSKANGHVNTDFAVVSNGIKTTMYSGFPAISIQLSKANTFHSNPDWYYNIEYTEERRRGYEYREDLYVPGSFEVTLKKGESLIFSASTGTPDPANFQSKFEEIKESRILSDSFQACLRNSARQFIQTHRKGTYIKAGYHWYNIRARDTFASLPGLTLACGDTTNFFQVADTMVATLKNGLFPDEAVPGQREYLSADASLWFIWALQQAYTTTGDAKGLWLRYSKAIKSILAAYQKGTQYNIFTADNGLLLTSEMGMALSWMNAKVYGTPVTPRSGYCVEINALWFNAVCFSLFLADAGKDANFARKWNKWPQRIANAFILHFWNEEKEYLCDYFHDQFTDWSIRPNQVIAAAMTYSPLNKDMKHSILETVRKHLLTPRGLRTLAPGTEEYRGHYSGNYEEREKAFQQGSAWPCLLEHYSEAYLNLYGKSGLSHVKQILSEFEPALREHGLGTISELYDGDPPYKPGGAISFAWSVASLLRIMEQIEKTE
- a CDS encoding TlpA family protein disulfide reductase, with translation MNKFFRLAFLLLLSIKLISCRESKNFQIEGDLAMMQSAEIRLMHLGVDRANVVDSVFLESQTHFELGGELSEPSLYSLRIKDLGDIFLVVHPGDKIELQIADNLKPFAYTVSGSTDSRLVSELMIRHMRVRDEITRISQLYEESKLNALTFESRKQELDSLYDDLLLRHKQFSQSFIEQNPGSLACLFALYQNFGRTKDQALFDSYHDIKIFNLVDSNLTLRYPKTQAVQALNRDVTEIKEQFKQKNYSEQLISPGRKAPEFEITTVDSQLIRLSDYQYEPVVYIFFATWNKNSVQEVLALNQLIQKYPFQRLNVVGISFDTRSDSLQAFIQRHAIRFPVACDYQYWESAYVNQFGLLAIPDILLLNRSHMVDKRNLSTAELEQIITEWKKNNLF